Below is a genomic region from Tolypothrix sp. NIES-4075.
AAGAGTTGATGGAATTGTGTTATGGGTGATTTGAGCGCTGCGGATGAGCAAATTTTGCCTAATCAACAAACAAATTCAATGGTCACAAAATCACGACTGGGCAAAATTCTGCGAGTTCACCCTTCTTCTCATGGGTAAAGACCCACTTTCATAAATCCTGAGTAATCATGATATTTATAATTAGATAAATGATTTTAAAAGTTAACTGCTTGTAGTAATTTTTCAAACAAGGGTTCGCCAAAATTAATCAAATGTAGTGAAGACATTTCATCAAAAACATTAGGATAAAAAGTAACCATGTAATTCTGCCCTTTAAATTCAGTTGCCAAGTATGTTCGCTCCTTTTTTCAAAACTTAAATATCCCTTATTTTCACTTTTCCTCTGCTAGAGTCACAAAAGAGGGTTAAACTTTAAGACTTTATTTTAAAAACATACATGAGAAGTTTTCGTAAATCAAACAAAAATCAATTCGTAAATACGGTTCTGGACTCTCAAAGTTCCCTCTTGTTTAACTACTAGCCCCGACAAGGGGTACAGCCGGGATACGTGCAAAATGGGACACGTTGTAAAGTTATGTAAACAATAACTCTATAACCCTTACCAGAACTACCTTCACAATTTTTCAAACCAAAACTAAAATCCCGTCATCATCCAACAAATTCGGCACAGTTTCCATATCAATCAAGTAATCGCCGAAACGCTTGATATGACTCGTCATATAAGGACTCAACGCCGCCACATCTTCACGAGTAATCAAATAACCAGACTTCAGCAAATCCCGCAAAACCTCAGTCAAATCCACAACATTGTGAAAGATAACAGCATTAGCAACCAAATCATTATATTTAACAATCTTCTCCTGCTCAATTGGGTCATTATTAGCAATAACCCCAAAACCACCGAAGAAAAACCACTTCGAGAAACCGTTATAAGCCTCAACAATATTCGTTGCCGCAGTAATCTGTTGTCGTAACTTCATATCCGAAATATATTGCAACAGAAATACCGTCCTGATTACCCGTCCTAACTCCTGAAAAGCTTGGTATAACCTGTTTTTACGACTATAATTTCCCAGCTTTCGTAACAACACTGCACTTGAAATCTTGCCAGTTTGAATCGAAAGCACAACCTGTAAAATATCTTGCCAATGGGTTTGAATTTTCTCCCAATCAATCGCATCTTTGAACAAAGAATCAATATGCTTGTAAACTGTATCATTATCTGGGCGGAAGAAATTTAAATCCTTCCAATTCCGAATCCGGGGCATTAACTTAATCCCCAACATATGTGATAATGCAAACACAGGCGTTGATTGTCCTTGGGTATCTGCATGAATCGTATGAGGCTGAATATCAGAAAGATTTTTCAACAAACCCTCAATAATATAAACAGCCTCCCAAGTTCCGCAGGAAATAAAATGGCTAAACAGCGCCACATAGGTATCGGAAACATGGTGGTAAGCAATTCCTCCGTAACCACCATAGCGGATATGATACTCAGAGAGTAAATTTTCTTCGTAGAGTTCGTACTTAGTTCCATCCGCCGCCGCAGTTGTTCCATCACCCCAAATGCCCGGAAGCTTTAAAACATTGTAACGATTAATAATATCTACAAGGGCTGCATTCAGTTTATCCACACTCACATGACGGCGATTAACAAACGATATTTCCTTACTTGTGACGATACCTCGCATATGTCTTGCAGCTTGAGTCGGTCCCAAATTACAACCATAAGTGAAACTAATCAAAAGGTAACGTTCAGTCGCCCTTTCTAACTTTGGGTCGCTCCCACTCATCGGTCCAAAATGGCGTGTAAAATTAGTCCAATAATCAACATTCCGCAGAATATCAATCAAATTACGTTCACCAAATCGTTCTTCCACAGCATCAAGTAAAGCCTTATACCAATTTAATATGAAGCTGCATATAATAGAGAAGTGCAAACTTGATAACTTTAGATGCCCATGAGTCGTCCGTTTAATATTGAAATCGCAGAGAGCGAAGAGGAACTAAAAAAACGTTTACAAACAGCCAACTTGGGAAGCCAGAAAGAACAGTTACAGATGTTGTGGTGGCTCAAAAGTGGGCAGGTCGAGGAGCAGCAGGAACTAGGAAAACGCTTGGGTAGAGATACTTCAACGGTGACAAGATGGTTACAGAAATATCGATTGGGTGGGCTTTCTAGGTTATTAGAAATTAAGAAAGCACCTGGTGCCAACCGAAAAATAAATGATGTTGCGATCGCCGCACTCAAAATCGAGTTGGAAACTGGAATTGGGTTTAGTAGTTATGGTGCGATAGTAGAGTGGTTAAAAAAAGAACATGGACTTGATATTGAGTATGGAACGGTTTATGCATTAGTTCGATATCGATGCTTGTGCAAAACTAAAAGTACCACGTCCTAAAAGCTACAAGCAGGACGAAAAGTTGGTATCTGAGTTTAAAAAAAACTTGGTATCATTCTGAACTGTCTCAAAAAGCTTTTGGCAGAAGAAAAGTGCGTCCACTACCTATGTCAGGATGAAACTAGGGTTGGGCTTAAAACCTTAACAGGGAAAGTAATTACGGCTGCTGGAGTTAAGCCCACTGTATCTGTTAAATGGCAACGAGATAATTTTTGGATTTATGGTGCGATCGCTCCCTTAACGGGACAACATTTTCAACATGAATATCCCAAACTCAATGGTGAGTATTTTCAACAGTTTTTAGACTGGTTATCTCAGCAATTAGGTGACGACTATGCAATTTTACAGATTGATCAAGCTCCCGCTCATATAAGTTCCGCGATTCGCTGGCCAGAAAATATTATACCTTTGCTTCAACCACCGCATTCTCCGGAACTTAACCCGATTGAAAGGCTTTGGCAGTTCATTAAAAAATCACTGAAAAATGAACTTTTTTCTTCTCTACAAAATTTACGCGATCGCATACAAGAGATATTTGATCGACTTACATCTGAGCAGGTAATTTCTGTCTCCTCTTATAACTTTATTTTAGAAGCTCTTTTCTATGCAGCTTCATATTAAATTGGTATAAGTTTTGTTTGTTTTTGCTTGATGAACGCTTTGGTGAAATTGATTCGTCGATTATTGAGCGAGTGCAAGCTTTAAATAAGGAACAGCTAGAAGCATTAGGTAGAGCTATTCTGAGATTTTCATCGCTACCTGATTTAGTAACTTGGTTAAACCAGCAATCAATTTGATTTTTGAGAATTATTCGGCTTTTATTACGGGAGGAGACTATGCAAGAATCAGTGATTTATCAATATATTTTGCAGAAAGGAGAAAGACAAGGCGAACAACGAGGAGAACAAGAATGAGATAACGAGCGCAAACATTAGTATCCAGCAAATATCTCACACAATTTCTTCCCTTTCTTCAAAATCGCCCTCGGAATCAATAACAATGGGGTCATCCTGACAACTACCATACGTCCGCTCAAAAAAACCAGGAGGCCAGCCTAATTCTTCTGGTGTTTTTTGCTGTTTTGGTGTTTCTATTGGTTGATAAATAACCATAATTTCTACTTGTTTATCTGTTATCCCCACTGGGATATCTAAATGTAAAACACCATCTTCCCCGACACGCTTTGTTAATTTAATACTGTACATTATTGTTTATCCTTATTTTTGCATGAATAAATTTTACAAAATCTAAAACTTCTTCGTGTTTTTCTTTGTCAAGCGCCATTTTGCTAATAATTCTTGTTCGGGACTCATTTGTCTTCACCTGTGACTGTTACGACTGAAGAACGCATTAAATATTATATGTGTTTCAGCTTCCACTAATATAACTAATCTAAATGCGCGTTCCCCAAAGACCAGAGTTTCCATTAATTCAACTTCCGAAGAAGTTTAAAGTCTCTGTAGAAAAAAAGGTTGGTTCATAGCCTCTTAGTTTCCATTAATTCAACTTCCGAAGAAGTTTAAAGCAGAACTGGTACAAATATGCCAGTAAAAAACTTGTTTCCATTAATTCAACTTCCGAAGAAGTTTAAAGATTTAAATCCTGCATCAGTAGGATACCAAGATATTATCGTTTCCATTAATTCAACTTCCGAAGAAGTTTAAAGCTCTAACCAAGACAATGCGTCTCAAGTTGGCAAGGAGTTTCCATTAATTCAACTTCCGAAGAAGTTTAAAAAAAAAAAAAGGAAGCTGTCTTCAAACTCAAGTTACAGTTTCCGACGAAAATAAGGTGTACCCGAAGCATTAGTTAACCATTCCCCTTCTCGTCTGGGTTCTGGTGGCGGTGGCGCGTAAACTTTGCCATTGGCAAAGCGATAACCAAGAAAGGTAAACTCTTCATGGGGTGCAAAAACTTGCGTCTTTTCGGGTTGCAACTTTAAGTAAAGTTCCCCCAGCCAAGTTGTAATTTTGTCGAGAATGTGGTTGGCTTCTGACCAATTGTTACAAGCGATGGCAAAATCATCTCCGTACCGCACCAAATTAATATTGTGACTGAGGCATTTTCGATCAAAATCAGTCAGGTATAAATTAGCTAATGCTCCAGAAAGTATCCCGCCTTGCAATACACCTTGTCCGTAATTGATGTACTTACCCGCAATTACAATCCCGGCTTTGATTTGTTGTTCGATTAATTGCAGTACCGTTGTTTCCAGATGCAATGCTTCCAAGTTAGTTAGCAGCAAAGCCCAAGACAGGTTATCAAAAAACTGGGCGATATCGGTCTTGATGATCCAAACTGGGCGATACTGGTAGTAGGAAAATAGCTGCTGTACGGCTTGTTGAATGTTCCGTCCGGGGCGATAAGCATAGCTACAATCGAGAAATGTATCCTCCAAAGGGAAGTATAATTCTTCCAATAACAGACGCTGGATAATTCTGTCCCGGACTGTGGGAATGCCAATTAGTCGCTTTCCGCCGCTTTTTTTGGTTAAATAAAATCCTTGTGCGGGGCTAACGCGATAAGATTCTTGTTGTAGCTGGCGCAGCAGAATTTGTAACTGTTCGTCAGCGGATGCTGCAAACAAGTCAACGGTAATGCCATCCACACCAGCACTGCGACTCCCCGCACGGACTTGACTCCATGCGAAATGAAGGTGTTCGAGGGTGAACATGATAAAGTAAAAAATTAAAAGCTAAAAGGTAAAAGAAAGAGGTTGATGAAGGATGAAGAATGGATACATTTTTCATCTGTCGCTATACTTCCATCGTCGCAGAGAGGTATATAACTACGTGTATAACTTGATTGTCGGGTATATAATTTTGTATATAAAGTTGTAAATTGATTGTTTTTTACTAGAGTACAACCAAATGAAATTTTGGAATGGATAAAAGATAGATAAAATTAAATAAAACCAGAAACCCGATTTTTTTGTGGAAAATTTACGTAGATTTACATAAAATCATCGTTTAGTTGATTTATCTAAAACCAGGAGAAAATTATGACACAATCTCTACAAAAACTATTCACATTCGATAAATTTGTAGAATTTTTACAAACTCAAAATGAAAACATTTGCTACGAATTATACGATGGGAATATTATTCAAATGCCACAACCGAAAGGAAAACATGAGGAAATTATTGCTTTTCTAGCAGCGATTTTAGGATACGAATTTGTAAGACTTAAGCTGAAATACGGTATATCTAATAAGGGACTAGTACAGTTGGAAAATAAACAATCAGGATACTTTCCAGATATTCTTGTATTAAATCTCTCCAATTTAATAAACGAACCACGCTGGCAAGAAGAGTCTATTTTAACTCAAAGAGAATCAATACCATTGGTTATTGAAGTTGTCAGTACTAACTGGAGAGATGATTATTATAAAAAGTTTGCTGATTATGAAGAAATGGGTATCAAAGAATATTGGATTGTAGATTATGCAGCTTTGGGTAACAAAGTATTAATAGGCGACCCCAAGCAAGCAACAATCACAATTTATTCTTTAAGTGATGATGGTGAATATAGAGGTAAACAATTTAGAGCAGACGACCGTATAGAGTCACCTACATTTCCACAATTAAATTTAACTGCTCAACAAATTTTTTCAGCAAGTTATTAATTGACCGATTACTTTTCACTTGACTTCCTATGCCAAAGCGATCGCTTGTTGCATCAGAAAAAGGTATTGAAAAAGCTAAATCTGCACTCATCCGAAAAAACTGGACTCAACAAACCTTAGCTGATGATGTCGGTGTTGCATCTTGGGCGACTATTAGTAAGTTCTTTAACCGTATACCTATTAGTTACAATATTTTTGTTGAAGTTTGTCAGATTTTAGATTTAGATTGGCAAGATATAATCGCACCATCTTCTCCTGTTGAAGAACCACAACAAGTATTGTTAACACCTCTCAATCAGGTCTGGCAACAACTTCAAGCACTAGGTTCACCTACTGAAGAAATGGGATTAGTTTTAGTACAAACAGAAACATTAGGTTGGAGATGGCAAGCTAATAGCCGTTATGAAAAATCCGTGCGTATTGGCAGTTATATTCAGTTTGAAATAAATCTTGAAAGTCCGGGATATTTATTATTAATACAAAAGGATACATCAGGGCAAGTATGGTGTTTTTGTCCCTCATGTTTCGCTCCCCAGCCACAGTTAGACACAGGTAAAACTAGCCTGCCTCAACAGGATTCACCCATAACATCTTTTCCCATCGAAGGTGAGCCAGGTAAGGAATATATTTTAGCAGTAGTGACTACAGAAGCGCCTAGCCTCGACTGGCTACCCCAAGGAAATGATGATCCATTGGAATTAACAGAAAACTATTTAATGCAATTGGTAGAGTTTATTAATGCCAGTGAAAATTGTATAGTTATGTATACAGAATACGAGATAAAGTAAAAAGCAAAAAGTAAAAAGTAAAAAATAAAATTGCTATTGATTTACCAGATTTCGCAGTTCATTGATGTCAAGGTGGATTCCTTGACGTTTCAGATATTGGCTCAAA
It encodes:
- a CDS encoding DUF4384 domain-containing protein; translated protein: MPKRSLVASEKGIEKAKSALIRKNWTQQTLADDVGVASWATISKFFNRIPISYNIFVEVCQILDLDWQDIIAPSSPVEEPQQVLLTPLNQVWQQLQALGSPTEEMGLVLVQTETLGWRWQANSRYEKSVRIGSYIQFEINLESPGYLLLIQKDTSGQVWCFCPSCFAPQPQLDTGKTSLPQQDSPITSFPIEGEPGKEYILAVVTTEAPSLDWLPQGNDDPLELTENYLMQLVEFINASENCIVMYTEYEIK
- a CDS encoding IS630 family transposase translates to MAEEKCVHYLCQDETRVGLKTLTGKVITAAGVKPTVSVKWQRDNFWIYGAIAPLTGQHFQHEYPKLNGEYFQQFLDWLSQQLGDDYAILQIDQAPAHISSAIRWPENIIPLLQPPHSPELNPIERLWQFIKKSLKNELFSSLQNLRDRIQEIFDRLTSEQVISVSSYNFILEALFYAASY
- a CDS encoding reverse transcriptase domain-containing protein codes for the protein MFTLEHLHFAWSQVRAGSRSAGVDGITVDLFAASADEQLQILLRQLQQESYRVSPAQGFYLTKKSGGKRLIGIPTVRDRIIQRLLLEELYFPLEDTFLDCSYAYRPGRNIQQAVQQLFSYYQYRPVWIIKTDIAQFFDNLSWALLLTNLEALHLETTVLQLIEQQIKAGIVIAGKYINYGQGVLQGGILSGALANLYLTDFDRKCLSHNINLVRYGDDFAIACNNWSEANHILDKITTWLGELYLKLQPEKTQVFAPHEEFTFLGYRFANGKVYAPPPPEPRREGEWLTNASGTPYFRRKL
- a CDS encoding Uma2 family endonuclease is translated as MTQSLQKLFTFDKFVEFLQTQNENICYELYDGNIIQMPQPKGKHEEIIAFLAAILGYEFVRLKLKYGISNKGLVQLENKQSGYFPDILVLNLSNLINEPRWQEESILTQRESIPLVIEVVSTNWRDDYYKKFADYEEMGIKEYWIVDYAALGNKVLIGDPKQATITIYSLSDDGEYRGKQFRADDRIESPTFPQLNLTAQQIFSASY
- a CDS encoding DUF4351 domain-containing protein; the protein is MFLLDERFGEIDSSIIERVQALNKEQLEALGRAILRFSSLPDLVTWLNQQSI
- a CDS encoding helix-turn-helix domain-containing protein; translation: MSRPFNIEIAESEEELKKRLQTANLGSQKEQLQMLWWLKSGQVEEQQELGKRLGRDTSTVTRWLQKYRLGGLSRLLEIKKAPGANRKINDVAIAALKIELETGIGFSSYGAIVEWLKKEHGLDIEYGTVYALVRYRCLCKTKSTTS